Below is a window of Paramagnetospirillum magneticum AMB-1 DNA.
GCGGACGCCTCCGGCCCCAAGCACCTCAACATCAAGCTGACCCGCTCCAAGCTGGAAGCCCTGGTCGAGGATCTGGTCGCCCGCACCGTCGAGCCCTGCAAGGCGGCCCTGAAGGACGCCGGCGTCAAGGCCAGCGAGATCGACGAGGTCATCCTGGTGGGCGGCATGACCCGCATGCCCAAGATCCAGGAAGTGGTGAAGGAATTCTTCGGCCGCGAGCCCCACAAGGGCGTCAACCCCGATGAGGTGGTGGCCATCGGCGCCGCCATCCAGGGCGGCGTGCTGAAGGGCGAGGTCAAGGACGTCCTGCTGCTCGACGTGACTCCGCTGAGCCTGGGCATCGAGACCCTGGGCGGCGTGTTCACCCGCCTGATCGACCGCAACACCACCATCCCGACGCGCAAGAGCCAGGTGTTCTCCACCGCCGAGGACAACCAGACCGCCGTGACCATCCGCGTCTTCCAGGGCGAGCGCGAGATGGCCGCCGACAACAAGGTGCTGGGCCAGTTCGATCTGGTGGGCATCCCCCCGGCGCCGCGCGGCGTGCCCCAGGTGGAGGTGACCTTCGACATCGACGCCAACGGCCTGGTCAATGTCAGCGCCAAGGACAAGGCCACCGGCAAGGAGCAGCAGATCCGCATCCAGGCCTCGGGCGGCCTGTCCGATGCCGACATCGAGAAGATGGTCAAGGAAGCCGAAGCCCACGCCGCCGAGGACAAGAAGCGCAAGGAGCTGATCGAGGCTCGCAACCACGCCGACGGCTTGATCCACACCACGGAGAAGAGCCTCAAGGAATTCGGCGACAAGGCCGGGGCCGAGCTGACCGGCGCCATCGAGAAGGAAATCACCGCGCTGAAGGCGGTCATGGACGGCGATGACGTCGAAGCCATCAAGGCCAAGACCGAATCCCTGATGCAGGCCTCCATGAAGCTGGGCGAAGCCATGTACAAGGCCCAGGAAGCGGCCGGCGGCGCCGAGGCCGAGGCTGCGGCCGGTGGTCACGGCGGTGCCTCGGGCAGCCATGACGACAAGGTTGTCGACGCCGACTTCGAAGAAGTCGACGGCGACAAGAAGGGCAAGTAACGGATCCGCACCAGACCCTCTCCCGCATGCGGGAGAGGGAGGGGCCCAAGCCGGAGGCTTGGGAGGGTGAGGGCCGGAACCGGCGGGATGGATCAATGACCCCTCCCACCCGCGCCGCCCGCGCCGTCTCCCGCGAACGGGCGAGGGTTGGGGTAGGAAAGCCATGAGCAAGCAGGACTATTACGAACTTCTGGGCGTCGAGAAGGGCGCCTCGCCCGACGACATCAAGAAGGCCTACCGCAAGCAGGCCATGCAGTTCCACCCGGACCGCAATCCGGGCAACGCCGATGCCGAGCAGAAGTTCAAGGAAATCAACGAAGCCTACGACGTCCTCAAGGACGAGCAAAAGCGCGCCGCCTATGACCGCTTCGGCCACGCCGCCTTCGAGCAGGGCGGCCCCGGCGGCGGTGGCGGCGGTGGTTTCGGCGGCTTCGGCGGCGGCGGCTTCTCCGACATCTTCGACGAGATGTTCGGCGAGTTCATGGGCGGCGGCGGACGCCGTGGCCAGTCCACCGGACGTGGCGCCGACCTGCGCTACAACATGGACATCAGCCTGGAAGACGCCTTCGCTGGCAAGACCGCCACCGTCAAGGTGCCGTCCTCGGCCCCCTGCGAGGATTGCAAGGGCACCGGCGGCAAGGACGGCGCCCAGCCGGTCACCTGCTCGGCCTGCCACGGCCACGGCAAGGTGCGCCAGCAGCAGGGCTTCTTCACCATCGAACGCACCTGCCCCACCTGCCAGGGCATGGGCAAGATCATCAAGGACCCCTGCCGGTCCTGCGGCGGCTCGGGCCGCACCCGCAAGGAAAAGACCCTGCAGGTCAACATCCCGGCCGGTGTCGAGGATGGAACCCGTATCCGCCTGGCCGGCGAAGGCGAGGCCGGCATGCGCGGCGCGCCGGCGGGCGACCTCTACATCTTCCTGTCCATCGCCGCCCACCGCATCTTCCAGCGCGACGGCGCCAACATCTTCTGCCGCGTGCCCATTCCCATGACCACGGCCGCCCTGGGCGGCACCATCGAGGTCCCCACCATCGACGGCTCCAAGGCCAAGGTCACCATCCCCGAAGGCACCCAGACCGGAAACCAGTTCCGCCTGCGGAGCAAGGGCATGAGCGTCCTGCGCAGCCCGGCCCGCGGCGACATGTTCATCCAGGCGGTGGTGGAAACCCCCGTCAACCTGACCAAGCGCCAAAAGGAACTCCTCAACGAGTTCAACGAGGCCGGCGAAGGTGAGAAAGCCAAGAACTCCCCCGAAAGCCAAGGCTTCTTCGCCAAGGTCAAGGAGCTCTGGGAAGACCTCAAGGAAGGCTGACGGAGCCCTCCCCGCCCCCATTACCCCCCTCTCCCTCCTGCGGGAGAGGGCCGGGGTGAGGGCCTTCTTGCGAAGGGACTCGTCCCTTCGCGCATCCCTGTATCCTTAAGCTGCGGAACCATCCGCCCGAATATCGACCTCGAATCGGCATTCAGCTATGGTCATTAAACTCAATGGCATGGCTAGGCGGCGATATGGATAAACCGAAACGGGCAAGGCCGAAAGCTGAGAAACTCCCCTCCACGGCAAACCTCCAATCTCCGCCGAGAGGGTTATCGGCCGCCGCCGCCGAATTGATAATCAAGGCGTTCGCCCCGGCTTCGGAGAATATCGGAGGTCTCCTTGGAGACCTGACGGCGCATTTTAAGGCTCGCAATCTGGACAAATTGGCCAGGTATTGGCGCGGCGAGCTTGAAAAGCGCGAGGTAAGTCCCGAAGCTCTTGCCGCGCTTCCCTTCGCGACGGCTCATCGCGTATTCGATGATGCATCCAAAGAAGATGACGACGATGTCCTGAAGCTTTGGGCTTCCTTGCTGGTAGGGGCAATGACCCGCGGAGCAGACATCCAAGCGCACAAAATGCTTTGCGGAATATTAAAGGATCTTGAGGGTCCGGACGCGGTTCTTCTTGAGATCATTTGGATGCGAGCAAACAAACCGTCCGACGATCGAACGGAGTATTGCAAAGAGCGTCTATTCGCCTTCGAGGCTGAGCGATGGAATTGTCTAAGTAATTTTATGAGGCAAGCAGCAGTTCAGAACATAATGCGCCTAGGATGCGCTGTATTTAGCAGCAGTATAAATACTAAATTTAAATTCAAGAGTCTTGGACGTAATTCCTTTAATAGAGACCCATTGCCAAGTTTAAGTGACCAAATTGAAGACACGCTATCAGAAATCGAACAAAAAATTTCTTCCGCCATGCGCTATTCGTCTGGTGCGGATGAACCTTCAGGCTTCCATGAATCTTATGAGAAAAAAACGTATCTCCGTGCTGCTGCGGTTCTGACCCTGACACCGTTGGGAAGAACCCTCATGGAGGCATGTCGCGGAAATCCATGGAGAAGTGAAGGTGCGTCTGCCGACCTTTAACGACCAGGGATGCGCGAAGGGACGAGTCCCTTCGCAAACAGACCCTCTTCCGCTTGCGGGAGAGGGAGAGCGACAGAGAGGCTGAACCGGGGCCGCCACCACCCCATGGGTTGCCCCTTACCTCAAGCCGTGTCATCTTCGGCCGGTTCGGGAGAAGCACAGTGCGGCATCGCCCTCGTGGGGAAAACATCATCCGGTTCGACAGTGTCGGGCTGCGCTACGGGCTTGGGCCCGAAGTCTTGCAGGACGTCACTTTCAAATTGCCGGCCGGGTCCTTTCATTTCCTGACCGGGCCATCGGGCGCGGGCAAATCCTCGTTGCTGCGCCTGATGTATCTGGGCTTGCGGCCGACGCGCGGGCGCGTGGTGCTGTTCGACCGCGACATCGCGGCGACCAAGCGCTACGAGCTGCCGGCGCTGCGCCGCCGAATCGGGGTGGTGTTCCAGGATTTCCGCCTGCTCGACCACATGACGGCACTGGACAACGTCGCCTTGCCGCTGCGAGTGCGCGGCGTCAAGGAATCCGAGATCCGCAGGCATGTGCCGGAGCTGCTGTCCTGGGTGGGTCTGGCCGACCATCTGGGGGCCAAGCCCTCGACCCTGTCGGGCGGGCAGAAGCAGCGCGTGGCCATCGCCCGGGCGGTGATCGGGCGGCCCGACCTGCTGCTGGCCGACGAGCCCACCGGCAACGTGGACGACCACATCGCCATGCGGCTGATGTATCTGTTCGAGGAGCTGAACAAGCTGGGCACCACCATCGTGGTGGCCACCCACAACGAGCTGCTGGTGCGGCGTTTCGCCCATCTGCCCCGCCTGCACATCGAGCACGGCATGGTCACCACCTTGCACAATGAGCCGGTGGTGGACGATCTGGAGGCGGAGTGATGCTGTTCCGCCGCCGCCATTCCGATCTGCCCCTGGCCGGCGACGCCACCTCGCGCTTTTTGCCCTGGCTGGTGGCGCTGATGGTGTTCCTGTCGTCCATGGCGGTGGCGGGAGCCTTCGTCATCGGCGCGGTGATGGACCGCTGGGACCGCGACGTGTCGGGCACGCTGACCGTGCAGGTCCTGCCGGCGGGAGGCGACCACGCCGACGCGGTGACCGACGAACGGGTGCATTCGGCCATCGACGTCATGCGCAAGGTGCCCGGCGTTCTCTCGGTCAAAGCCTTTGACAAGAAGCGCACCCTGGCGCTGCTGGAGCCCTGGCTGGGCAGCACCGAGATGGTGCAGGACATGCCCCTGCCCCGCCTCATCGACGTCACCATCGACCCGGACGCCCGCATCGACCTGACCGAGGTGGCGTTGCGCCTGTCGCGCGCCGTGCCCGGCGCCTCGCTGGACGATCACCGAGTGTGGCTGTCGCGCCTCATCAACCTGTCGCGCACCATGCAGTGGCTGGCGGTGCTGGTGGTGGTGCTGATCGGCATGGTGACCTCGGCCACGGTGGTCTACGCCACCCGCACCGGCATGGCGGTGCATCACGGCATCATCGAGGTGCTGCATCTGATCGGCGCCCATGACGATTACATCGCCCGGCAATTCGCCGACCGCGCCTTCGCGCTGGGCATCGGCGGCGGGCTGATGGGGCTGGGGCTGGCCGTGCCGGCCCTGACCGCCATCGGCTGGGCAGCGAAGCGGCTGGAGGGCGGCTTTCTGCCCAGTCTCAGCCTGCCGGTGCTGGGCTATGTGGCCATCGGGCTGCTGCCGCTGATGGCGGCGCTGCTGGCCATGCTGACGGCGCGGCTGACCGTCCACGGCACCCTGGCCAAGATGCCATGAGCCGGGACGCGTTTCGCCGCCTCGCCGTCGGAATCATGGTGGCGGTGGGCACCCTGCTCGGCGCCTGGGGCGGCGGGCTGCTGTGGTTCGCCGCCGATCTGGCCATCCGGGTGGAAGACCAGTCCACGGTCACCGACGCGGTGGTGGTGCTGACCGGCGGGGCCGAGCGGCTGAATTCGGGCATCGCGCTGCTGGAAGCCGGGCGCGGCCGCAAGCTGTTCGTCTCGGGCGTGCACCGGGGCGTCGACCTGCCCGACCTGCTGCGCCAGGCCCATGTCTCGCCCGAGCGGGCCCGATGCTGCATCGTGCTGGGCCACGCCGCCGACGACACGGTGGGCAATGCCACCGAGACCGCCGCCTGGATGGGGCGCGAGGGGTTCTCGTCGCTGCGTCTGGTGACGGCGGCCTATCACATGCGCCGCTCGCTGCTGGAGCTGCGGCGTGCCCTGCCCGACGCCACCATCATCGCCCACCCGGTGTTTCCCGATGCCTTCAAGCGGGACCAGTGGTGGCGCTGGCCCGGCACCGCCCATCTGCTCGCGGTGGAATACACCAAGTATCTGGCGGCGCTGGCCCGACCGCTGATCACTCCCAAGAAAACCGAGAGGAAGCCGTGACCGTTCTGCGCTCCGCCCTGTTCATCGTCTTCACCTGGGTCTGGACCCTGGTGCTGTCCATTGTGTACCTGCCGCTGCTGGCCCTGCCGCGCAAGGCCATGGGGCCGGCGGTGCGCCTGTGGCTTTGGGGCATGCTGGGGG
It encodes the following:
- the dnaK gene encoding molecular chaperone DnaK; protein product: MSKVIGIDLGTTNSCVAVMEGKNAKVIENAEGMRTTPSMTAFTESGERLVGQPAKRQAVTNPTSTLFAIKRLIGRRFEDPITKKDMNLVPYHIVAGDNGDAWVEARDAKYSPSQVSAFILQKMKETAEGYLGEKVTQAVITVPAYFNDAQRQATKDAGRIAGLEVLRIINEPTAAALAYGLEKKGAGTIAVYDLGGGTFDVSVLEIGDGVFEVKSTNGDTFLGGEDFDARIMDYLADEFKKEQGIDLRKDRLALQRLKEAAEKAKIELSSSMQTEVNLPFITADASGPKHLNIKLTRSKLEALVEDLVARTVEPCKAALKDAGVKASEIDEVILVGGMTRMPKIQEVVKEFFGREPHKGVNPDEVVAIGAAIQGGVLKGEVKDVLLLDVTPLSLGIETLGGVFTRLIDRNTTIPTRKSQVFSTAEDNQTAVTIRVFQGEREMAADNKVLGQFDLVGIPPAPRGVPQVEVTFDIDANGLVNVSAKDKATGKEQQIRIQASGGLSDADIEKMVKEAEAHAAEDKKRKELIEARNHADGLIHTTEKSLKEFGDKAGAELTGAIEKEITALKAVMDGDDVEAIKAKTESLMQASMKLGEAMYKAQEAAGGAEAEAAAGGHGGASGSHDDKVVDADFEEVDGDKKGK
- the dnaJ gene encoding molecular chaperone DnaJ gives rise to the protein MSKQDYYELLGVEKGASPDDIKKAYRKQAMQFHPDRNPGNADAEQKFKEINEAYDVLKDEQKRAAYDRFGHAAFEQGGPGGGGGGGFGGFGGGGFSDIFDEMFGEFMGGGGRRGQSTGRGADLRYNMDISLEDAFAGKTATVKVPSSAPCEDCKGTGGKDGAQPVTCSACHGHGKVRQQQGFFTIERTCPTCQGMGKIIKDPCRSCGGSGRTRKEKTLQVNIPAGVEDGTRIRLAGEGEAGMRGAPAGDLYIFLSIAAHRIFQRDGANIFCRVPIPMTTAALGGTIEVPTIDGSKAKVTIPEGTQTGNQFRLRSKGMSVLRSPARGDMFIQAVVETPVNLTKRQKELLNEFNEAGEGEKAKNSPESQGFFAKVKELWEDLKEG
- a CDS encoding DUF4393 domain-containing protein, with the translated sequence MDKPKRARPKAEKLPSTANLQSPPRGLSAAAAELIIKAFAPASENIGGLLGDLTAHFKARNLDKLARYWRGELEKREVSPEALAALPFATAHRVFDDASKEDDDDVLKLWASLLVGAMTRGADIQAHKMLCGILKDLEGPDAVLLEIIWMRANKPSDDRTEYCKERLFAFEAERWNCLSNFMRQAAVQNIMRLGCAVFSSSINTKFKFKSLGRNSFNRDPLPSLSDQIEDTLSEIEQKISSAMRYSSGADEPSGFHESYEKKTYLRAAAVLTLTPLGRTLMEACRGNPWRSEGASADL
- the ftsE gene encoding cell division ATP-binding protein FtsE, which produces MRHRPRGENIIRFDSVGLRYGLGPEVLQDVTFKLPAGSFHFLTGPSGAGKSSLLRLMYLGLRPTRGRVVLFDRDIAATKRYELPALRRRIGVVFQDFRLLDHMTALDNVALPLRVRGVKESEIRRHVPELLSWVGLADHLGAKPSTLSGGQKQRVAIARAVIGRPDLLLADEPTGNVDDHIAMRLMYLFEELNKLGTTIVVATHNELLVRRFAHLPRLHIEHGMVTTLHNEPVVDDLEAE
- a CDS encoding cell division protein FtsX, which gives rise to MLFRRRHSDLPLAGDATSRFLPWLVALMVFLSSMAVAGAFVIGAVMDRWDRDVSGTLTVQVLPAGGDHADAVTDERVHSAIDVMRKVPGVLSVKAFDKKRTLALLEPWLGSTEMVQDMPLPRLIDVTIDPDARIDLTEVALRLSRAVPGASLDDHRVWLSRLINLSRTMQWLAVLVVVLIGMVTSATVVYATRTGMAVHHGIIEVLHLIGAHDDYIARQFADRAFALGIGGGLMGLGLAVPALTAIGWAAKRLEGGFLPSLSLPVLGYVAIGLLPLMAALLAMLTARLTVHGTLAKMP
- a CDS encoding YdcF family protein, whose product is MSRDAFRRLAVGIMVAVGTLLGAWGGGLLWFAADLAIRVEDQSTVTDAVVVLTGGAERLNSGIALLEAGRGRKLFVSGVHRGVDLPDLLRQAHVSPERARCCIVLGHAADDTVGNATETAAWMGREGFSSLRLVTAAYHMRRSLLELRRALPDATIIAHPVFPDAFKRDQWWRWPGTAHLLAVEYTKYLAALARPLITPKKTERKP